ACTGGATTAAGGAAAGGCAAGAGGCAAGAGGAACCCACCCCTAACCCCGACCAGGAGGGGAAGGCAAGAGGCAAGAGGAACCCACCCCTAACCCCGACCAGGAGGGGAAGGCAAGAGGCAAGAGGAACCCACCCCTAACCCCGACCAGGAGGGGAAGGCAAGAGGCAAGAGTTAATAAACTAAGAGATAAATTGGGTATAGAAAGGGAGAGACACTTGTGGAAAAAGCATACACAAAAGACTTTAATTCCTGGACACAACAAACAGCACAGTTGTTGCGAGAAGGTCGTTGGCAAGAGATTGACTTAGAAAATCTGATTGAGGAGGTTGAAGACTTGGGCAAGAGTGAAAGGCGGGGAATTACTAGCCAATTGATTCGCCTGCTGTTACATTTGCTCAAGTGGCAATACCAGCATCAGCGTCGCTCGGATAGCTGGCTGGATTCGATTTCTGACGCTCGGACTCAGATTGAGCTAGCTATTGAAGATAGTCCGAGTCTCAGGAGCTATCCAGCCGAGCAGCTGGAACAAAGCTATCAGCGGGCTCGCCGCAAGGCAGCCCAGCAAACCGGAATGTCTGTTTCGGTTTTCCCAGAGGCTTGCCCCTATTCTCTTGAATTGATTTTAGATCAGGATTGGTTACCAGAACCTGAATATTAAAGCCTATTTAATGATAAAATTGCGAATATTAAATTAATTGATATTGGTGTGATTAAACCCATAACTTGGACTGAAAAACTCAAGGCACTAGAGGCACGGGTTGATAAATGGGAAACGGATAACCCCTCATACAATTAAGCTGTATTTTTAAAGTTAAGTTATCATGACCCTGATCAAAACTAAACGCTTTAGCCTAGCTGAGTATCATCGCTTGATTGATAATGGTTTTCTAACAGAAGATGACCGGGTGGAATTGATTCGGGGAGAGTTAATACAAATGGTGGCGAAGGGTACGTCCCACTCGGTTTGCAACACTAAGTTATGGCGAGAGTTGGACAGACTAGTAGGCGACCGTGGGGTGGTACGGGGACAGGAACCAATCATCCTATCGAACGACAGTGAACCGGAACCGGATGTTGCGATCGCATGGGGTCAGGCGGATGACTACTTGTCAAATCACCCTTATCCAAAGGATATATTCCTAGTGATTGAGGTGTCAGATTCAACCCTGGAGTATGACCAAACCGTAAAGCTATCCTTATATTCAGAAAACCAAATTCAGGATTACTGGATTGTTAACCTGGTGGCTGGTCAACTAGAGTGCTATACTCAGCCCTATCAAGATACTCAAAGAAATTTCGGCTATCGTGTCAAACGGGTGGTGTTGCCCAATGAAACGGTTACCATTCCTGGTCTTGGAGATTTGTCCCTAGAGTTAACTCGTGTGTTTCCAGGTTGAGCAAAATTGGATCAGTTGATGGGTTGATCTAAAAGCGTCACAATGAAAAAAAGTATATATTCCTATTTACCAAAAATTTTGGGTTGAAAGCCCCGTCCTTTTAGGACGGATTAAGCTATAATTGATAGTAGCGGTAAAGCGCACACAGAAAAAGCGTAGTAGGTCTAGCGGACGGCTTCTGATCCGGAACCCTGGTAGCAAAAATCCTAAATCTTGTACAAAAGTGGAAGCTGTAATAAGAATAAGAGATTTAAAAATATCTCTTCAAACACCGCCGGGCAGACGGTGTAAGCTTTCTGAGGGCAAGTTCGTTGGAATCCCTGTGAAGAAAGAATCCTCGTCCTTATAGGACGGGGAGTGTCAATACTATAGTTATGGCGCTGGAACTGGTGATTAAAACTACCTCAGCAAGCAATCAAAGTTTTGATTACGACCTAGCCATTGTGGGTGGTGGCATTACTGGTTCTACCCTGGCCTGTGCGTTGAAACATTCTGGGTTGAGCGTATTACTCATAGAAGCTAAACCGAAGTCAGTGGCAGCTGCCAGGGTACAAGCCTATGCTTTGTCTATCCTCTCAGGGCGTATTTTCGCAGGTATTGGGGTTTGGGATAAAATCCTGCCGCAGATTAGCACATTTCGGCAGATCAGGCTTTCCGATGCTAACCATTCCGGTGTCGTGCATTTTTCCCCTTCAGATTTAGGTACCAACGCCCTAGGGTATGTGGGAGAACACCGTCCGGTGCTAACGTCGTTGCAAGAATTTTTGACAGATTGCCCCAACGTTGACTGGCTGTGTCCAGCAGAAGTAGTAGATGTAGACTATCAGGAGTCTGGGGTCGAGATTACTGTCAAGGAGGGTGATACTAAGCATCGAATTAGGACAAGGCTAGTGGTGGCGGCGGATGGAGCGCGATCGCAAATTCGGACTAGGGCTAGGATTACGACTCGTGGCTGGAAATACTGGCAATCTTGCGTCACTGCCCGGATTAAAACCGAAAAGCCCCATAATAATACGGCTTTTGAACGCTTCTGGCCTAGTGGTCCGATGGGGGTGCTGCCCTTGTCAGAGAATCGCTGCCAGGTGGTGTGGACAGCACCCCATGCTGAAGCCAAAGCTTTACAAGAACTAGACGAAGATCAGTTTCTCGCTAAGCTGGAATACTACACTGGTGGTCTGTTGGGTCGCTTGGAGTTGGAATGCGATCGCTATTTGTTTCCAGTGCAATTGATGCAGAGCGATCGCTATATTCAGTCACGATTAGCACTGATTGGTGATGCTGCCCATTGTTGCCATCCTGTCGGTGGTCAAGGACTAAACCTCGGCATTCGCGATGCTGCTGCCCTTGCCCAAGTCTTGACTGAAGCACACCAAGCAGGGGAAGATATTGGAGCTATAGCGGTCCTTAAGCGCTATGAAAACTGGCGCAAGCAAGAGAATCTGGTCATCTTAGGGTTTACCGATACCCTGGATCGGATCTTTTCCAACAACTGGTTACCAATAGTCGGGATACGCCGTCTCGGGTTATGGATGCTGCGCCGGATTCGTCCAGTGAAGATTTATGCCTTACAGTTGATGACTGGTTTGAGGGGAAATATTCCTCAAGTTGCTCAACAATAGAGCATCAGCTAAGTGATTAACCTGAGTTTGGGTTAAGCAGATTGAGCTCAAAGCCAGTCTAGATGCAGGTTCGGTGTTTTAGGTTGATGATAATAAGCAATTAATTTACATAGAACATTAACGCATAAATTAACACAAATAGGATGTCTTTAATGGTCAATTTGGGAACTAGTCTTGAATTGGTCATTAAGGCTATTCCGTACCTGTTCTGTTAAATTTCTTCATAGGATGTCCAAAACTATTGCTAGGCAATAATTTTAGACATTCTTTTCAGTTAGTTGACGATGTTGAGGTATAAAATCCAGGTATAGCTATCTTTGGAGTCGTTTTAACTAACCGTTTGGCATAGTAAATCTGGAAAATCCACCATATTTCAGATGTATTATGCTACACTTATAGCTAAAAACTTTGATGCAACTCAAGTTGCTCTCACTCCAGGGGAAAACCAAGAACAGAAAAAATATGGCAAGGCAGATTTATGGGTATGATTTCGCCCCCCTAGCCCCCCAAGTTTGGGGGGAACAAAACTCTCAAAGTTGGGGGATATAGGGTGCTTTCCCAAAACAACACGATCTAAATTCATACTTCAATTCAGCAAGGCCAAAAATCTTATTTTTGTATAAAATAAAAATGTCCATTGAGTACTAAGGAGGGTGTGTTATCTTTGAGCGAACTATTCTTGTGGCAACTTGCTTACCATCTTTCCGGTTCTACGCTGTTGGGTATAACAGAGCAAGAGCCTTTAGGTTCTCTACCCATTCCAATACGAACTGCTACTCTTAAAACAGTTAAGAAATTTAAGCCGGATGCCATTGACTTGAGATTAAATCAAAAATCTCCTCTTGATTTCGCAGAAGGCGAATATGAGTTGGTAGAAAATTGTGATTATAAAAGCTCTTTACAGTTTGAAACTATAGAAAAACAAGACAATAATTCGACTGATAGATTACTAAGACTTTTGCAGAAGCTTCCAGAGCGTTACCCTAGCTATCAACAAGTAGCTCTCGAATTATTAAGACAAGCAGTAGATAACGGTAAGTCACATCTTGCAGTAGCTGATTTCCAGCCTAGTGTTGCAACCCTGGCTTTAGCTTTTTTAGATACAGTAGCCCTAGTAGAGCGAGTTGCACTGTTGTATGGACTACCTGTCATCCTACCAAAGGTAGAAATTTATCTAGTAGGCTCAATTGATGAATTTGGGGTGACGCAGCTACTGCATCAGTATCGAGGTGTTGATTTAACTGAAACAACTAATCGCATCGATTCTTCCCAAACATCTGTAGCATTAGTAACCACACAAGAGTTACCAAAAGATGTTGATTTTGTATCTGCGACTGAGTCTTTAAATCGTTATCCACCTGAGAATAGCCACAGCTTTAATGATTTAGAAAAAATCGCTGCTAGGTTTGTAGCTAAGGTTGGAGATGTTTCACCTTTGCCAGCACATCCAGTGTCTTTTGAAAGACCAACCCTAGACTATTTTGCTCGTCGCTATTTCCTTATAGCAGAACTCAAACCTGAGCAAGTACAACTTATACAAAAGGCTTTAGGTAATGAGTCAATATTGGGACTTTTACCAACAGGTTTTGGTAAATCCTTGATATTTCAACTCTATGCTTTATTAATTCCTCGTACAACTTTAGTAATTAGTCCTCTAAATGCATTAATCCGCGACCAAGTCCATAATTTAAATCGCATTGGATTAAAGTGTGTAGAATCTATTACTTACAGTGATTCAGCTAAAAAAAAGCAAGATAAATTAGAAAATCTTCACTCTGGTCTCTACCGATTACTATATATATCACCTGAGCGTTTACAAATATCGGAGTTTTACAATGATTTAAAAGCGAAAATACAGGAATCTCCAGTTAGTGCTTTAGTGATTGACGAAGCCCACTGTGTTTCTGAATGGGGACACGATTTTAGACCTGCTTATCTACAAATCGAACGTTTGCAGCAAACTTTGGAAGATGCTTGTGGACGAAAAATACCAATTATTGCTCTGACCGCAACCGCTTCTGAGCCAGTTCGTAAAGATATTATGCGCGTCTTGAGGCTATCTCAGGATAGCATAGAGCAACTGGCTAGTAGCGATCGCCCCAACTTCAGTCTTTCGGTACACCCCGTAAGCAAACCTCAGCAGAAGCCAGATGTACTGGCTGATTTGCTAAAAGAAGTTGTTCCTCAAATACTTAGTATTCCTTTTGAAGAATTGATTTTGAAAGGAGATAAACCTGTTCATGCTGGAGTTATCTTTAGTGGCTCTCCTAGAGTAGTTATGATTATTTAATAATAAAAAAAAGCAAATAAATCAATTCATTTGGCAATTTAATTTACTTAGACTCTTTACTAGCTATTGACTAAATACGATATTTTATGATATAAATAATTCTGTTGGTCGAGCCGAAAAAAATAGTTTTTAATAAAATGCCATCTAACTCCCTGCTCTATTTCATAACTAAACTCATTAAATTTGAAGGTTTTAAAGCAACTAATTATCACTTTATTACTGAAAATGAATTACTGATTGAATTAGAAAATAAATCCAAAATTGTCCCTTGCCCTCATTGTGACAAAATTACGGATAAAGTCCATCAACATCATCGATATAGAGTCAGAGATATTCCGGTGAGTACTTTTGATGTGTTTCTCCTTGTTAATCGTCGTCAATTTAGATGTAAAAACTGTCACAAAGTTTTTTCAGAAGAATTAAGTTTTGTCAAGAAAAGAAGAACATATACAAAAAGATTAGCAGAAAAAGTAGCGAGAGAAGTATTGGAAACAGATGTGGTGAATACCGGAAAAAGAAATCGAATGACTCCAGCAGAAATAGAAACAATACTCAAAGAATTAGAAGAAGATTTATTGAAAGAAAAACCTAGGAACTTAACCAAGTTAGGAATTGATGAGATAACTCATTTAAAAGGCGGGAAAAATTATGCAGCTGTCTTGGTAGATTTAGATAAGAGAAAACCCATAGCATTATTAGAGAAAAGAAATAAAGAAGTTATAGCAGAGTACTTACGGGGGTTGGGTTCAGGGATTTTAAGCCAAATACAAGAAGTAAGCATAGACTTATGGAAACCTTATAAAAGTGTGGTAGAAGAATTAATACCAAATGCACAAGTTGTAGCGGATAGGTTTCATGTAATGAAACAAATAAATGACGAATTAGATGAAAGAAGAAAAAATGAAAAAAGACAGGCAGATCAGTTAAAAAATAAAAAATAAAGAGAACGAAAACAGGAAGCACTTAAAAATAGCAAATATCCGTTACTAAAGAAAAAAGAAAAGCTCACTGAAACCGAAAAAGAGAAATTGAAGGAATTGGAAAAGCTGGCTCCTGAATTAATGGCGATGTATCAAGAAAAAGAAAACCTGAGGGATATATTTGAAAGTCAAATAACGGGAGATGAAGCCTTTTGGAAAATGGCGGAATGGACGAAATCATCTTATAAGTATTTTCCCAAAAGTTGTCAAACCATAAAAAGATGGATCGATGAGATCGTCGCGTATTTTGACAACAGAACAACTCAAGGAGCCGTAGAAGGAATTAATCAAAAAATTAAGTTAATTAAAAGGAGAAGTTATGGCTTAAATAACTTTAAAAACTTTAGAATAAGGGTTCTTTTAACTTGGTATTTTTGCTAGTAATTTATCATAGTTAGTCTAGGAGAGCCTCTTTAGTATTTATGCCAATCCTCATGGAAAGTCCAATATTCACGAGGGAGTGCATTACATTAAAAACGAGCTTACAGTGCGACGTGAAAGCGTCAAAATGAACCGAAACCTGAAATGGTTTTCTGGGGAGTGCATCCCCCAGCCTGCCGAGATGAGGGGGGAAGAGTAATCGGAACCTGAATGCAGATTCT
The Moorena sp. SIOASIH genome window above contains:
- a CDS encoding FAD-dependent hydroxylase, coding for MALELVIKTTSASNQSFDYDLAIVGGGITGSTLACALKHSGLSVLLIEAKPKSVAAARVQAYALSILSGRIFAGIGVWDKILPQISTFRQIRLSDANHSGVVHFSPSDLGTNALGYVGEHRPVLTSLQEFLTDCPNVDWLCPAEVVDVDYQESGVEITVKEGDTKHRIRTRLVVAADGARSQIRTRARITTRGWKYWQSCVTARIKTEKPHNNTAFERFWPSGPMGVLPLSENRCQVVWTAPHAEAKALQELDEDQFLAKLEYYTGGLLGRLELECDRYLFPVQLMQSDRYIQSRLALIGDAAHCCHPVGGQGLNLGIRDAAALAQVLTEAHQAGEDIGAIAVLKRYENWRKQENLVILGFTDTLDRIFSNNWLPIVGIRRLGLWMLRRIRPVKIYALQLMTGLRGNIPQVAQQ
- a CDS encoding Uma2 family endonuclease produces the protein MTLIKTKRFSLAEYHRLIDNGFLTEDDRVELIRGELIQMVAKGTSHSVCNTKLWRELDRLVGDRGVVRGQEPIILSNDSEPEPDVAIAWGQADDYLSNHPYPKDIFLVIEVSDSTLEYDQTVKLSLYSENQIQDYWIVNLVAGQLECYTQPYQDTQRNFGYRVKRVVLPNETVTIPGLGDLSLELTRVFPG
- a CDS encoding DUF29 domain-containing protein, whose protein sequence is MEKAYTKDFNSWTQQTAQLLREGRWQEIDLENLIEEVEDLGKSERRGITSQLIRLLLHLLKWQYQHQRRSDSWLDSISDARTQIELAIEDSPSLRSYPAEQLEQSYQRARRKAAQQTGMSVSVFPEACPYSLELILDQDWLPEPEY
- a CDS encoding DEAD/DEAH box helicase — translated: MSELFLWQLAYHLSGSTLLGITEQEPLGSLPIPIRTATLKTVKKFKPDAIDLRLNQKSPLDFAEGEYELVENCDYKSSLQFETIEKQDNNSTDRLLRLLQKLPERYPSYQQVALELLRQAVDNGKSHLAVADFQPSVATLALAFLDTVALVERVALLYGLPVILPKVEIYLVGSIDEFGVTQLLHQYRGVDLTETTNRIDSSQTSVALVTTQELPKDVDFVSATESLNRYPPENSHSFNDLEKIAARFVAKVGDVSPLPAHPVSFERPTLDYFARRYFLIAELKPEQVQLIQKALGNESILGLLPTGFGKSLIFQLYALLIPRTTLVISPLNALIRDQVHNLNRIGLKCVESITYSDSAKKKQDKLENLHSGLYRLLYISPERLQISEFYNDLKAKIQESPVSALVIDEAHCVSEWGHDFRPAYLQIERLQQTLEDACGRKIPIIALTATASEPVRKDIMRVLRLSQDSIEQLASSDRPNFSLSVHPVSKPQQKPDVLADLLKEVVPQILSIPFEELILKGDKPVHAGVIFSGSPRVVMII